Genomic window (Nitrosophilus kaiyonis):
CTCATTTATATCTTTTCCCTCTTTTTTATATATACCAAAAAGTTTTGAGAATTGATTTTGTTTTGCTTGAAACTCTTCTAAGACTCTTTTTTCCTCTTTATATTTTGAAAAAAGCTCTTTTAACTCAAGTAGTAATCGCTCCTCAACACCTTTTGTTTGAAGTTTTTTGGCAATTTCATCAAAATTTTTTTCTAAAAGTTTCAGATCAAGCATATAATCTCCCAATATTTTTTTTAAAAATTATAATGAAAAGTTACTATGAAAGTTCTAAATTTTTTGCTTTTTTAATAAAATTATTAAAAATTTTTTGTGAAGATTTTAAATAAGGCATAAATTCTGGATGCCACTGAACTCCTAATATATTTAAAGTTTCATGCTCAATTGCCTGAATGATATGATTTTTATCATATGCACTTTTTTTAAGTCCAAGGCCTATTTTATCTACCGCTTGATGATGTAAAGCATTTACTTTTATGCGTTCGCTCATTATGATTTTATAAAGATGAGAGTCCTTTTTTATAAAAACATCTTTTAATGGAAGAGGAGTTTTTGGATGGGGATGGTTTAGGTCTAAATCTTTAATATCAAAATGTAAAGTCCCTTCAAAAAAAACATTTATCAACTGCATTCCTCTACATATTCCAAATACCGGTAAATTTTTCATTAGGGCTTTTTCTAAAAAAAAGAGCTCCATTTCATCTCTTTTAATATCAAAATTAGAAAATTTATAACTCGTTTCTCCATAAAGTGATGGATTTATATCAATCCCGCCACTAATTATAAGTCCATTAAACTCAATATTTTTATTAAAATTTTTTGGAGATATAAATATAGGCTTTGTTTTATATGTTTTTAAAATGAATTTTATAAAGCTCCAAGCAATTTTACTTCCTCTATCTGAACCTGTAACTAAGATTTTTATAGACAATAAAATTCCTTAAACTCTTTTTTTATAAAACTATCAATTTTATCTACCCAAGAAGATGTTATAAACCATAAAGGAGATTTTAAAAACTCTTTATACTCTGTACATAGCTTTTTTAATTTCGTTTTTTGATAGGCTAAATGTTCTATTAGGCTCCAGTAATTAAACTCTTTTGCAATTGACCAATCATCTTCATCAATTCTAGAATTTGGGAGCCTATAATGAAAAGCAGGTCTTGGGGATATTTTTTCATTTGGAAGTTTCTTTTTTACATTCTCATTAATAAATGCAAAAAGTGGCAAAAGATCAAGAGCTCTATTTCTTGTTGGATTATATAAGATATAATCTGCAATAAGATTATCAATATCTGGTCTATAATCTAAATCTATAACTTTTAAAATATAATCTATTTCAAATGGATCAATAAACCAAGTAAGTTTTCTTGTTAAATCTATATTGCTTTTTTCTTTTATCCAATCATATAAAATCAAAAAAGATCTTAAAATATCTAAAATTTCAGATGGTTCAAATGAATAAGTTTCTATATTTATATGCAATCCAAAAGCGAAAAAAATAGAAGATTTTGTGCCAAGAGCACCTCTTTTTTTAAGTTTTTCTCTTAAAGTTTCTATTTTTTGCAAAGAGTCTAATTTTATAGGTGGAGTTACTATCTCATAAGGCACTATAGTTTCTGAAATAGATAATAAAATATCTTCAATATTTTCAATCTCTTTTTTATCTAAAAAGAGATTTTTATATTTTTCTTCAAATTCTCTTAAAAATTTACTATCAATATAAAGTATAAAATCTCCAAATATTGTATCTTTTATCTTTATAAAATAGACTTTATCTTTTATTATTTTCCCGCCAAATAACTCTATAATAATTGCAGCACACTCTTTTAAAGTAATGCCGCTATATTCTATCTCAAATCCTACCTTTCTTAACTCATTATTTGTATTGATTTTTATTGGTGGAAGGATAAAATCTTGCATTATATCTCTTTAGGGCAGGCCATCTCCACAATAACTTTTATAATATTATCTTCTTGTATAGCATAAAATCTATGTTTTTTACACCAGTTAGCATTTGCATGATTTGCAAGTCTTAAAGCTTCAAATTCTGCCTCTTTTAAATTATCAAAACTTTTATCTAACCATTCACTTTTTAGTTTTTCATCTTTTTTTGCACATCCACACATTTTTTCAAGCTCTATTTTATACATTAAATTCCTCCATATATCTTTTTAAACAAAATTATACCTGCTATTGTTGATAGAATGGATAAAAAAACATTTAAAGTAATATTTGTAATAGCTCTATAATATAATGAATTTTGAAGCATAGAAACTGTTTCATAACTAAATGTTGAAAAAGTTGTTAGTGCACCTAAAAAACCTGTTATTAATAGAGCTTTTTGATTTGGAGAGATAACATTTTCAAAATAAAGAGCCAAAAATCCAATAATAAAACTCCCCAGCATGTTAACACCAAGGGTTCCCAAAGGAAAAAAAGAGCCTGTAAATTTTTGAATAAATGTTGATATTAAAAATCTACTAACTGCTCCAAAAAATCCGCCAATTCCTATAGCAAAAATTAAGCTAATATTCATATTTTGCTCCAAAAGATAATAGTTATTAGTGTATTAGTATATTGGTGTATAGGCAATTTAGAATTGAGAATATATAAAGTATTTTTATCAATAATTAATAACCAATTACTAATTACTAATTTATTGTTCAAATTTTGGATGTTTATAGCTTATTACATCAACATCCATTAAAGTAACCAATCCCTCTTCAATCATAAGCTCAACATTTCTTAAAAAACTCATAATTTTATCTTCTTTATCTATTATTTCTATAATAATTGGTAATTTTTGACTCATACTCCAAATAGAAAATGAACTAATTTCTGAGTGTGCTCCCATTCCTGCAACACCTTTAAAAACAGTAGCACCAGATATTCCATTCTCTTTAGCTTTTTTTAATATGGCTTCCCATAAGGGTTTATTTTCATATTTATCATCATTATCTATATATATTCTTAATATTTTTCTTGGACCTAAATAGCGTTTCATTTTTTTCCTTTAATCAATACTACATTTTATCTCAAAAACTGCTTCATTTACTTTTTGCATTTTTTTAGATGCAATATCTTTGGCCTTTTGATTTCCCTCATTTATAATATTATCTATATATTCATCATTTAAAGTGGCTCTTTTTTCCCTCATTGGCTCTAATACTTTTTCTATTGATTCAAGACACCATTTTTTACACTCAATACAGCCAATTGTTGCATTTTTGCATCCTTCTTCTACTTTTTTTATTGTCTCTTCGTCACTAAAAGCTTTATGATAGTCAAAAACCAAACATTTTTGAGGATCACCTGGATCGGTTTTTCTTACTCTTTGAGGATCAGTCTTTGCAACTCTAAGTTTTTGCCATATTTCATCTTTTGTATCTGTTAAATAAATCGCATTATTATAGCTTTTGCTCATTTTTCTGCCATCAAGTCCTAAAAGTCTTGGAGTAGGACTTAAAAGCTCTTGAGGTTCAGTAAAAATTTCACAATCAAAAAGATGATGAAATCTTCTAACTATCTCCCTAGCTATTTCAAGATGAGGTCTTTGATCTTCTCCAATTGGAACTTTGTTTGCATCATAAAGAATAATATCTGCTGTTTGTAAAACTGGATATGTTAAAAATCCTCCAGTTCTTATATCTTTTCCGCCTTTTTCTTGAAGCTGTTGAAGTTGATCTTTATATGTTGGATTTCTTTCAAGCCAACCAAGAGGTGTTATCATATTTAAAATTACATATAGCTCAGAATGCTCTTTTATATTGCTTTGTATAAAAATTGTACTTTTATCTGGATCAATGCCTGCTGCAATCCAATCTTTTACTAACTCTTTACTCAAATTTTTGAGATTTAGCTTATCTTCATAACTTGTAGATAGTGCATGCCAATCAGCAACAAAGAAAAAGCATTCATTCTCTTTTTGAAGATCTATCCAATTTTTTAATACTCCAAGATAGTGGCCAAGATGAAGTTTACCCGTGGGTCTCATACCGCTAACAATTCGCATTTTTCTCCTTTGTTTTGTAGTTCGTAATTCGTGATTCGTAAATCGTAAACCGTGAATCGTAATTCGTGAATCGTGATTAAACATTTGACATTGGGAATTAGTGTTAGTATTAGTATTAAATTATCACTATCCACTATCCCGTTATGTCCCTATTTCACTTTCTTACTTTCTCACTCAACTTACATAATATTTAACCGAAAATCTTCGCTTGCTTCGCTCACTTTATTTTCATTAATGTAAACCAGCTGTTCGTATGCTCAGACACGAAATTCCTTGAATTTCGGCTTCGCATATACTCACAGCTTTCGCTTCGGGACGCAAGCAAAGCAGTTTGCTTGCTCAAAGCTTCGCTTTGCCCTTGCTCACTTAAATCTTAACTCCAATAACCAATGACTAATGACTATTGACTGACGACTCCTCATCCCTTTCCCCTCTTTTGCGAGGAGTTAATATAACAGGTGTTCCCTCAAGGTCAAAATTTTCTCTTAGTTTATTTATAAGATATCTTTTGTAACTAAAATGAAGTCCTTCAGGTCTATTCATAATTAGAGCAATTTTTGGTGGTTTTGTTTCATATTGTGTTGCAAATAGTATATTTACTGGTTTGCCATAATATGATGGAATTGCATGTCTTTGAGTTGCCTCTTTTATAATTTTATTTAATTTAGAAGTTGGTATCCAACTTGAATAGTTTTTATAAACTTTTAGTATTAAATCATATATTTTGTCAACTCTTTTTTTTGTTTTTGCACTAACTGTTATCACTGGGGCAAAATTTAAAAATCTAAATCTATCTCTAACTTTTTTTATAGCCTCTTCATAGCTCATTTTAGCTTCATCCCATTTATTTAAAACGATTATGCATCCAAGATTGTATCTATCTACAAGTCCTGCAATTTTTTCATCTTGTTCGCTAAATCCTTCGCTTGCATCAAGTACGACCAAAGCTATATCGCTTCTTTGAAGCATTTTTTCTGTTCTGTTGAGCGCAAATTTTTCTAATCCTTTAATTTTTCCTCTTCGTCTAATACCTGCAGTATCAACAAATGTAATAACTTTATCTTTATATAGATATGTTTCATCAACTACATCAATAGTAGTCCCTGCAACGTCACTAACAATAGAGCGCTCTTCTTTCAAAAGAGCATTTAAAAGTGAGCTTTTCCCAACATTTACTCTCCCAATTATTGCAACATTTATCTCATTTGATTCCTCTTCTTTTTTCTCTTCAATTTCTTCTAAAAAAGAGTCAATATCAAGTTCCTCATCCTCTTCTATAACTAAAAATTCTTTTTTTGGAAGTCTTGATTCTATCCAATCAATCAGTTTTTTAACTTTTCTATTATGAGAAACTGAAATAGGAAAAATATTTTGAGTACCGAAAGAGTAAAACTCCCAAACATTCTCTTCTA
Coding sequences:
- the der gene encoding ribosome biogenesis GTPase Der, yielding MKKIVILGKPNVGKSSLFNRLLKQRVAITSEVAGTTRDIKKKPIKIGEKEAILIDTGGLEDRDELFNKVKEKALEAAKEADIVLYMVDGQKLPDDEDKKIFLDLLKLNKDVALVVNKIDNDKLEENVWEFYSFGTQNIFPISVSHNRKVKKLIDWIESRLPKKEFLVIEEDEELDIDSFLEEIEEKKEEESNEINVAIIGRVNVGKSSLLNALLKEERSIVSDVAGTTIDVVDETYLYKDKVITFVDTAGIRRRGKIKGLEKFALNRTEKMLQRSDIALVVLDASEGFSEQDEKIAGLVDRYNLGCIIVLNKWDEAKMSYEEAIKKVRDRFRFLNFAPVITVSAKTKKRVDKIYDLILKVYKNYSSWIPTSKLNKIIKEATQRHAIPSYYGKPVNILFATQYETKPPKIALIMNRPEGLHFSYKRYLINKLRENFDLEGTPVILTPRKRGERDEESSVNSH
- the trpS gene encoding tryptophan--tRNA ligase, with amino-acid sequence MRIVSGMRPTGKLHLGHYLGVLKNWIDLQKENECFFFVADWHALSTSYEDKLNLKNLSKELVKDWIAAGIDPDKSTIFIQSNIKEHSELYVILNMITPLGWLERNPTYKDQLQQLQEKGGKDIRTGGFLTYPVLQTADIILYDANKVPIGEDQRPHLEIAREIVRRFHHLFDCEIFTEPQELLSPTPRLLGLDGRKMSKSYNNAIYLTDTKDEIWQKLRVAKTDPQRVRKTDPGDPQKCLVFDYHKAFSDEETIKKVEEGCKNATIGCIECKKWCLESIEKVLEPMREKRATLNDEYIDNIINEGNQKAKDIASKKMQKVNEAVFEIKCSID
- a CDS encoding DUF190 domain-containing protein gives rise to the protein MKRYLGPRKILRIYIDNDDKYENKPLWEAILKKAKENGISGATVFKGVAGMGAHSEISSFSIWSMSQKLPIIIEIIDKEDKIMSFLRNVELMIEEGLVTLMDVDVISYKHPKFEQ
- a CDS encoding amidoligase family protein, yielding MQDFILPPIKINTNNELRKVGFEIEYSGITLKECAAIIIELFGGKIIKDKVYFIKIKDTIFGDFILYIDSKFLREFEEKYKNLFLDKKEIENIEDILLSISETIVPYEIVTPPIKLDSLQKIETLREKLKKRGALGTKSSIFFAFGLHINIETYSFEPSEILDILRSFLILYDWIKEKSNIDLTRKLTWFIDPFEIDYILKVIDLDYRPDIDNLIADYILYNPTRNRALDLLPLFAFINENVKKKLPNEKISPRPAFHYRLPNSRIDEDDWSIAKEFNYWSLIEHLAYQKTKLKKLCTEYKEFLKSPLWFITSSWVDKIDSFIKKEFKEFYCL
- the crcB gene encoding fluoride efflux transporter CrcB; protein product: MNISLIFAIGIGGFFGAVSRFLISTFIQKFTGSFFPLGTLGVNMLGSFIIGFLALYFENVISPNQKALLITGFLGALTTFSTFSYETVSMLQNSLYYRAITNITLNVFLSILSTIAGIILFKKIYGGI
- a CDS encoding gamma-glutamyl-gamma-aminobutyrate hydrolase family protein — protein: MSIKILVTGSDRGSKIAWSFIKFILKTYKTKPIFISPKNFNKNIEFNGLIISGGIDINPSLYGETSYKFSNFDIKRDEMELFFLEKALMKNLPVFGICRGMQLINVFFEGTLHFDIKDLDLNHPHPKTPLPLKDVFIKKDSHLYKIIMSERIKVNALHHQAVDKIGLGLKKSAYDKNHIIQAIEHETLNILGVQWHPEFMPYLKSSQKIFNNFIKKAKNLELS